One window of the Lactobacillus sp. PV034 genome contains the following:
- a CDS encoding NADP-dependent oxidoreductase, whose protein sequence is MQAARLFKYSKTNPEIKVVETKVEELQADDLLVQVLNAGVNPLDNLIAHGELKLVFPFKLPQTMGNEFVGIVKEVGANVTDFKVGDRVFARNPLDNIGAFADELVLKQAAVAKVPEYLTNPEAAAVPLTALTAMQALELMDFKPGQTLFISGGTGSFGAMAIPIAVAKGLKAITNGSSAKKEEVEKLGVSQFIDYRKENYWDVLSNIDFVIDTLGGDNIEKEMSIMKPGGVLVTLRGMPNKAFAKSMGMSKAKQLLFGMASAKMDRLAKKYGVTYHFIFVHADGKQLKEASEILTQKEIRPALGKHFTLAQTQAAMDQVAKGRNAGKIILDIN, encoded by the coding sequence ATACAAGCAGCTAGATTATTTAAATATAGTAAAACCAATCCTGAAATTAAAGTAGTAGAAACTAAGGTAGAAGAACTACAAGCAGATGACTTGTTAGTGCAAGTGTTAAATGCTGGTGTAAATCCCCTAGACAATTTAATTGCGCATGGAGAGTTAAAATTGGTTTTCCCATTTAAGTTACCGCAAACAATGGGAAATGAGTTTGTTGGCATTGTTAAAGAAGTTGGTGCTAATGTAACTGACTTTAAAGTGGGTGATCGAGTTTTTGCAAGAAATCCACTTGATAATATTGGGGCATTTGCCGATGAATTGGTGCTTAAACAAGCTGCAGTTGCTAAAGTTCCAGAGTATTTAACTAACCCAGAAGCAGCTGCTGTACCATTGACAGCTCTCACTGCGATGCAAGCGTTAGAATTAATGGACTTTAAACCAGGACAAACCTTGTTTATTTCTGGTGGAACTGGAAGTTTTGGGGCAATGGCAATTCCAATTGCAGTAGCTAAAGGATTAAAAGCTATTACTAATGGTAGTAGTGCTAAAAAGGAAGAAGTAGAAAAATTAGGTGTTAGTCAATTTATTGACTATCGTAAAGAAAACTACTGGGATGTTCTTTCTAATATCGATTTTGTAATTGATACTTTGGGTGGCGATAATATTGAAAAAGAAATGAGTATTATGAAGCCTGGAGGTGTGTTAGTTACTTTAAGAGGAATGCCAAATAAAGCTTTTGCTAAGTCAATGGGAATGAGCAAAGCTAAGCAGCTGTTGTTTGGTATGGCTAGTGCAAAAATGGATCGGTTAGCTAAAAAGTATGGCGTTACTTATCACTTTATTTTTGTGCATGCAGATGGGAAGCAATTAAAAGAAGCTAGTGAGATTTTAACGCAAAAAGAGATTAGACCAGCATTAGGTAAACATTTTACCTTGGCACAGACTCAAGCTGCAATGGACCAAGTTGCTAAGGGGAGAAATGCAGGAAAGATTATTTTAGATATTAATTAG
- the metK gene encoding methionine adenosyltransferase → MEKEKHLFTSESVSEGHPDKVADQISDAILDAILEKDPNGRVACETTVTTGLVLVVGEITTNAYVDIQNVVRKTILEIGYDKPELGFDGNNCAILVDIDEQSADIAGGVDNSLEVRDSARDTDELDQIGAGDQGLMFGFAINETPELMPLPISLSHKLMKKVADLRKNGTLPWLRPDAKAQVTVEYDDDGKPKRIDTVVISTQTDETVTLDEIKSSMINQVIKEVIPDKYLDENTKYLINPSGRFVIGGPKGDSGLTGRKIIVDTYGGYARHGGGAFSGKDLTKVDRSASYAARYVAKNIVAAGLADRCEIQLAYAIGVAHPVSIMIDTAGTGKVDDDLLVEAVRHTFDLRPAGIIKMLDLRRPIYRQTAAYGHFGRTDVDLPWEHTDKVNDLKKYVEEHK, encoded by the coding sequence ATGGAAAAAGAAAAACATTTATTTACTTCGGAATCCGTTTCTGAAGGACATCCAGATAAAGTTGCTGATCAAATTTCTGATGCAATTTTAGATGCAATTTTAGAAAAAGATCCTAACGGAAGAGTAGCATGTGAAACTACTGTAACTACAGGATTAGTTTTAGTAGTAGGAGAAATTACTACTAATGCATATGTAGATATTCAAAATGTAGTTAGAAAGACTATACTTGAAATTGGATATGATAAGCCAGAGTTAGGGTTTGATGGTAATAATTGTGCTATTTTAGTGGATATTGATGAACAATCTGCTGATATTGCTGGTGGTGTGGATAATTCATTAGAAGTTAGAGATAGTGCTCGCGATACTGATGAATTAGACCAAATTGGAGCTGGAGATCAAGGATTGATGTTCGGGTTTGCAATTAACGAAACACCTGAGTTAATGCCCCTTCCTATTTCACTTTCCCATAAATTAATGAAAAAAGTTGCTGATTTAAGAAAGAATGGTACTTTACCTTGGCTTAGACCGGATGCTAAAGCCCAAGTTACTGTTGAGTACGATGATGATGGTAAACCTAAGAGAATTGATACTGTTGTTATCTCAACACAAACCGACGAAACTGTAACTTTAGATGAAATTAAAAGCAGTATGATCAATCAGGTAATTAAAGAAGTTATTCCTGATAAGTATTTAGATGAAAATACTAAATATTTGATAAATCCTTCTGGTCGTTTTGTTATTGGTGGGCCAAAGGGAGATTCTGGCTTAACTGGTCGTAAAATTATTGTTGATACATACGGTGGTTATGCTCGTCATGGTGGAGGAGCATTTTCAGGTAAAGATTTAACTAAAGTAGACCGTAGTGCAAGTTATGCAGCACGATATGTAGCGAAGAATATTGTTGCTGCAGGTTTAGCTGATCGTTGTGAAATTCAATTAGCTTATGCAATTGGGGTTGCGCACCCAGTATCTATTATGATTGATACTGCTGGAACTGGAAAAGTTGATGATGACTTATTGGTTGAAGCTGTTCGCCATACTTTTGATTTAAGACCAGCTGGTATTATTAAGATGTTAGACTTGCGTCGTCCAATTTATCGTCAAACCGCTGCATATGGACATTTTGGTCGTACAGATGTTGATTTGCCTTGGGAACACACTGATAAGGTAAATGATCTTAAAAAATATGTAGAAGAACATAAATAA
- a CDS encoding amidohydrolase family protein, with product MDYIDSFAHILPKNYYQAVLKYDSSIPDKYPFINIPTLTNLGERLKYWPASNIKQVISFANINAEDFTEPVQAAHLAHEGNIELADIVASHSNYFESGVGMLALNNIEKSREELEWIAKNKYLVGAQIFTRHLGKSIANEEFEPIFEVAHKLGLPLWLHPVFDLRKPDNNLVFSWEYELSQAMLQLVQAQLFKKYPNIKIIVHHAGAMVPFFAGRIDHILPPELAADFKKFYVDTAILGNPPALNLALDYFGIDHVLFGTDAPFAVKPAGATDLIITAINKLNLDKAALEQLYSKNYKNLLSK from the coding sequence ATGGATTATATCGATAGTTTTGCTCATATTTTGCCTAAAAATTATTATCAAGCTGTGTTAAAGTACGATTCATCAATACCTGATAAATATCCTTTTATTAATATTCCTACTTTAACAAATTTAGGTGAGCGGTTAAAATATTGGCCGGCATCGAATATCAAACAGGTAATTTCGTTTGCCAACATTAATGCAGAAGATTTTACTGAGCCGGTCCAAGCTGCTCACTTAGCCCATGAGGGAAATATAGAGCTAGCAGATATTGTAGCAAGCCACTCAAATTATTTTGAAAGTGGAGTGGGTATGCTAGCCCTTAACAACATTGAAAAAAGTAGAGAAGAATTAGAATGGATTGCAAAAAATAAGTATTTAGTTGGAGCACAAATTTTTACTCGTCATTTAGGAAAGAGTATTGCTAATGAAGAGTTTGAACCAATCTTTGAAGTTGCTCATAAATTAGGATTACCTCTTTGGCTTCATCCAGTATTTGATTTGCGCAAACCTGACAATAACTTGGTCTTTTCTTGGGAATATGAATTATCTCAAGCTATGTTGCAGCTAGTTCAGGCACAGCTCTTTAAAAAATATCCTAATATTAAAATTATTGTTCATCATGCGGGTGCGATGGTACCATTTTTTGCAGGAAGAATTGATCATATTTTACCTCCAGAATTAGCAGCTGACTTCAAAAAATTTTATGTGGATACTGCCATTTTAGGAAATCCACCAGCCTTAAATTTAGCTCTAGATTATTTCGGCATCGATCATGTTTTGTTTGGAACAGATGCGCCATTTGCAGTAAAGCCAGCTGGAGCAACAGATCTTATAATTACTGCAATTAATAAACTAAATTTAGATAAAGCAGCTTTAGAACAACTTTATTCAAAAAATTATAAAAATTTATTAAGTAAGTAA
- the leuS gene encoding leucine--tRNA ligase translates to MYNHKTVEKKWQKYWADHNTFKTGTDPKKKNYYALDMFPFPSGKGLHVGHPEGYTATDILSRMKRAQGYNVLHPMGWDAFGLPTEQYALKTGEDPAKVTDENIANFKKQLNKLGFSYDWDREVKTSDPNYYKWTQWVFEQMYKKGLAYEAEVPVNWSPDLGTVVANEEVIDGKTERGGYPVYRRNMRQWMLKMTAYADRLLEDLDDLDWPEAVKEMQRNWIGRSEGAQVTFKVKDSDKTFDVFTTRPDTLFGVSYTVLAPESKLVQEITTPEQKTAVDAYIKKIESKSDLERTDLNKDKTGVFTGAYAINPVNGKEVPIWISDYVLASYGTGAVMAVPAHDDRDYAFASKFKLPINRVIESGDLEKGAFTGDGKHINSEFLDGLNNEEAKKQMIAWLEDHNVGQKKVNYKLRDWDFSRQRYWGEPIPVIHWEDGETTLVPEDQLPLVLPHATDIKPSGTPESPLANLTDWVNVVDENGRKGKRETNTMPNWAGSSWYYLRYIDPHNDKELGDYDLLKAWLPVDLYIGGAEHAVRHLLYARFWHKVLYDLGVVPTKEPFQRLYNQGLILKDHEKMSKSKGNVVNPDEVIDEYGADSIRMYEMFMGPLDASIDWDDNGPASTKKFLDRIWRTMVNDLDLQAIPSEKIVDENDGTLDKVYNETIKKVTEDFENLHFNTAISQMMVFMNAAQKAKQIPREYAEGFIKLVAPVAPHMMEEIWSIFGHDESITFAEWPKYDESKLVESTVEIMVQVNGKLRGKFKAPKDTVKDELEKEALSLEHVKKFLEGKDIKKVIVIPNKIVNIVAK, encoded by the coding sequence ATGTACAATCATAAGACTGTAGAAAAGAAATGGCAAAAATATTGGGCAGATCATAATACTTTTAAAACAGGAACAGATCCTAAAAAGAAAAATTATTATGCTTTAGATATGTTTCCTTTCCCTTCAGGTAAGGGACTTCATGTGGGTCACCCAGAAGGATATACAGCAACTGATATTCTCTCACGTATGAAGCGTGCTCAAGGATATAATGTATTGCACCCAATGGGCTGGGATGCATTTGGTTTACCAACTGAACAATATGCTTTGAAAACTGGTGAAGATCCAGCAAAGGTTACTGATGAAAATATTGCTAATTTTAAAAAGCAATTAAACAAATTGGGATTTTCTTATGATTGGGACCGTGAAGTTAAAACTTCAGATCCTAATTACTATAAGTGGACTCAATGGGTATTTGAACAAATGTACAAGAAGGGCTTAGCTTATGAAGCTGAAGTTCCTGTTAACTGGTCTCCGGATTTAGGTACTGTTGTGGCTAATGAAGAAGTTATTGATGGCAAAACTGAACGTGGTGGTTATCCAGTTTACCGCCGTAACATGCGTCAATGGATGCTTAAGATGACTGCTTATGCTGATCGTTTACTTGAAGATTTAGATGACTTAGATTGGCCAGAAGCTGTTAAAGAAATGCAACGTAACTGGATTGGTCGTTCTGAAGGAGCCCAAGTTACTTTTAAGGTAAAAGACAGTGACAAGACTTTTGATGTCTTTACTACCCGTCCAGATACTTTGTTTGGTGTAAGTTATACTGTTTTGGCTCCTGAAAGTAAGTTAGTGCAAGAGATTACTACTCCAGAACAAAAAACAGCTGTTGATGCTTACATTAAGAAAATTGAATCTAAGTCAGATTTGGAAAGAACTGATCTTAATAAAGATAAGACAGGTGTCTTTACAGGTGCTTATGCTATTAATCCAGTTAATGGTAAAGAAGTTCCAATTTGGATTTCTGACTATGTTTTGGCAAGTTATGGTACAGGTGCGGTAATGGCAGTACCAGCTCATGATGATCGTGATTATGCCTTTGCTTCTAAATTTAAGTTGCCAATTAACCGTGTTATTGAGAGCGGAGATTTAGAAAAAGGAGCCTTCACTGGTGATGGCAAGCATATTAACTCTGAGTTTTTAGATGGTTTAAATAATGAAGAAGCTAAAAAGCAAATGATTGCTTGGCTTGAAGATCATAATGTAGGTCAAAAGAAGGTGAACTACAAGTTACGTGATTGGGACTTTAGTCGTCAACGTTACTGGGGTGAACCAATCCCTGTTATTCACTGGGAAGATGGAGAGACCACGTTAGTACCTGAAGATCAATTGCCATTAGTTTTACCACATGCTACTGATATTAAGCCATCTGGTACTCCTGAAAGTCCATTGGCCAACTTAACTGATTGGGTAAATGTAGTAGATGAAAATGGCCGCAAGGGTAAACGTGAAACTAATACTATGCCAAACTGGGCAGGTTCTTCATGGTATTACTTACGTTATATTGATCCACATAATGATAAAGAATTAGGTGATTATGATTTACTTAAGGCTTGGTTACCAGTAGATCTTTACATTGGTGGGGCAGAGCATGCAGTGCGTCACTTACTTTATGCTAGATTTTGGCATAAGGTTCTTTATGATCTTGGTGTTGTACCAACTAAAGAACCATTCCAAAGACTTTATAATCAAGGTTTAATTCTTAAAGATCATGAAAAAATGTCAAAATCTAAGGGCAATGTTGTTAACCCAGATGAAGTTATTGATGAATATGGTGCCGATAGCATAAGAATGTATGAAATGTTCATGGGACCATTAGATGCTTCAATTGATTGGGATGATAATGGTCCAGCTTCAACTAAGAAGTTTTTAGATCGTATTTGGAGAACAATGGTTAATGATTTAGATCTTCAAGCTATTCCTAGTGAAAAAATTGTTGATGAAAATGATGGCACCCTTGATAAGGTTTATAACGAAACTATTAAGAAAGTAACTGAAGACTTTGAAAACTTGCACTTTAATACTGCAATTTCTCAAATGATGGTCTTTATGAATGCAGCACAAAAAGCTAAGCAAATACCTCGTGAATACGCCGAAGGTTTCATTAAATTAGTTGCTCCTGTTGCTCCTCACATGATGGAAGAAATCTGGTCAATTTTTGGTCATGACGAATCAATTACATTTGCTGAATGGCCAAAATATGATGAAAGTAAATTAGTTGAATCAACTGTTGAGATTATGGTGCAAGTTAATGGAAAATTACGTGGTAAATTCAAGGCACCTAAAGATACAGTAAAAGATGAACTAGAAAAAGAAGCATTAAGCTTAGAACACGTCAAAAAATTCTTGGAAGGTAAAGACATTAAGAAGGTAATTGTCATTCCTAATAAGATCGTGAATATTGTTGCTAAGTAG
- a CDS encoding Rrf2 family transcriptional regulator produces MNDVKFSVAIHILVMIATSSVDVNSIALAQSVGTNPSYIRKILSLLKKRGLIESHRGKSGISLVKRPKDISLLTIYEAVEEQEPTFFQIHQHANRHCPVGKNIKEMVFPIESKLEKQISESLASENLADVIERLGKLIEKEN; encoded by the coding sequence ATGAATGATGTTAAGTTTTCAGTAGCGATTCATATTTTAGTAATGATTGCTACCAGCTCCGTAGATGTTAATTCAATTGCTTTAGCGCAAAGTGTAGGGACTAATCCTAGTTATATTCGAAAAATTTTATCGCTCTTAAAAAAGAGAGGATTAATTGAAAGTCATCGAGGAAAATCTGGCATTAGTTTAGTTAAAAGGCCAAAAGATATTTCATTATTAACAATATACGAAGCTGTTGAAGAGCAAGAACCAACTTTTTTTCAAATTCATCAACATGCTAATCGTCACTGTCCAGTTGGAAAAAATATTAAAGAAATGGTTTTTCCAATTGAAAGTAAGCTAGAAAAGCAAATTTCAGAAAGTTTAGCTTCGGAGAATTTAGCAGATGTAATTGAAAGATTAGGGAAATTAATAGAAAAGGAAAATTAA